The following coding sequences lie in one Nocardioides sambongensis genomic window:
- a CDS encoding serine/arginine repetitive matrix protein 2 yields the protein MSTDYRTSEGLRALLMRLDADGADAWRDDREARDLMCFAMEKYGALAHRHGMEAEDAAYAAFEVLRTPAVRRAEDPWAVVTRAVQVTLIADERAAGLVCSTAAARHLVHHDCHDARRIFDRDDLLCNYHPVFQLPAAEDEAELDPDDTPASTADEPTNAFQAIDIAVALFVRLGWPPQTARFALEYICTRLVLAGSRSTAHEYLRRDYHALAQLDLDRRGWAALLRVVLGSPEPHLAHTRVGHGVLQRILCDERQAELLRDDDLVLAIIRAIPGRARSSHA from the coding sequence ACCGACTACCGAACCTCTGAAGGCCTCCGAGCGCTGCTAATGCGCCTCGACGCCGACGGCGCGGACGCGTGGCGCGACGACCGGGAGGCACGCGACCTGATGTGCTTCGCAATGGAGAAGTACGGCGCCCTGGCGCACCGCCACGGCATGGAGGCCGAGGACGCCGCCTATGCAGCGTTCGAGGTATTGCGCACTCCGGCCGTCCGACGGGCCGAGGACCCGTGGGCCGTGGTCACCCGTGCGGTGCAGGTGACGCTGATCGCGGACGAACGCGCCGCTGGACTGGTGTGCTCCACCGCGGCCGCGCGCCACCTGGTCCATCACGACTGCCACGACGCCCGACGGATCTTCGACCGCGACGACCTGCTGTGCAACTACCACCCCGTCTTCCAGCTGCCTGCCGCCGAAGACGAGGCCGAACTCGACCCCGACGACACACCTGCAAGCACGGCAGACGAGCCGACCAACGCCTTCCAGGCGATCGACATCGCAGTCGCTCTGTTCGTCCGTCTCGGGTGGCCCCCGCAGACCGCTCGCTTCGCGCTGGAGTACATCTGCACCCGCCTGGTGCTGGCGGGCAGCCGCTCCACTGCGCACGAGTACCTCCGCCGCGACTACCACGCGCTGGCACAGCTCGACCTCGACCGCCGCGGATGGGCCGCGCTCCTGCGGGTGGTCCTCGGCAGCCCCGAGCCCCACCTCGCTCACACCCGCGTCGGGCACGGCGTACTGCAGCGAATCCTGTGCGACGAGCGGCAGGCAGAGCTCCTGCGCGATGACGACCTCGTGCTCGCGATCATCAGAGCCATCCCCGGTCGGGCCCGGAGCTCCCATGCCTGA
- a CDS encoding ParB N-terminal domain-containing protein → MPDKGHIELQRAVASIVVGVVHRTDIGDLEPLKASIERLGLLQPITIAPDGTLICGRRRLEAIRELGWTTVKVWVRTGLSDRLHSLLAWQDENTLHKPLTELEAARLFRELNAAMKEDSQRRQEATQFKGSMDTEDRTDATSEGETESGRGDGGVESTPPSSLAGKTRSQAARAVTGVDSHQRLERINDLADLASDTAVALKIREVAQAGLDEIDAGKPVAPIYEHVMALKREEDEAELDRLAREALERVKQPRSRRKVSKEVAQRKRSVRGFVHTWTDMNGWSARYDAEEIGVLLDDEQWALFERVVDETAAFHRAAADARSARVTSTVAAS, encoded by the coding sequence ATGCCTGACAAGGGTCACATCGAGCTTCAACGCGCGGTGGCCTCGATCGTTGTCGGGGTCGTGCACCGCACCGACATCGGAGACCTCGAGCCGCTGAAGGCGTCGATCGAGCGACTGGGCCTCCTCCAGCCCATCACCATCGCGCCCGACGGCACGCTCATCTGCGGTCGACGACGCCTCGAAGCCATCCGCGAACTCGGATGGACGACGGTGAAGGTCTGGGTGCGCACCGGGCTCTCCGACCGGCTGCACAGCCTGCTGGCGTGGCAGGACGAGAACACCCTGCACAAGCCGCTGACCGAGCTCGAAGCAGCTCGACTCTTCCGAGAGCTCAACGCGGCCATGAAGGAGGACAGCCAGCGCCGCCAGGAAGCCACCCAGTTCAAAGGCTCCATGGACACCGAAGACCGGACCGATGCGACCTCCGAAGGTGAAACTGAAAGCGGCAGAGGTGACGGTGGTGTTGAGTCAACACCACCGTCGTCGCTGGCCGGGAAGACACGCTCCCAGGCGGCTCGGGCGGTCACCGGAGTGGATTCCCATCAGCGGCTGGAGCGCATCAACGACCTCGCCGACCTCGCCAGCGACACCGCCGTGGCGCTCAAGATCCGAGAGGTGGCCCAGGCCGGGCTGGACGAGATCGATGCCGGCAAGCCCGTCGCCCCGATCTACGAACACGTCATGGCGTTGAAGCGGGAGGAGGACGAGGCCGAGCTCGACCGGCTCGCGCGGGAGGCGCTCGAACGGGTCAAACAGCCGCGGTCTCGTCGCAAGGTCTCCAAGGAGGTGGCCCAGCGCAAGCGATCGGTCCGGGGTTTCGTTCACACCTGGACCGACATGAACGGATGGTCTGCCAGGTACGACGCCGAGGAGATCGGCGTCCTGCTCGATGACGAACAGTGGGCGCTGTTCGAGCGCGTTGTCGACGAGACCGCTGCGTTTCACCGTGCGGCCGCGGACGCGCGGTCGGCGCGGGTGACGAGTACCGTCGCGGCGAGCTGA